Proteins encoded by one window of Aspergillus chevalieri M1 DNA, chromosome 6, nearly complete sequence:
- a CDS encoding lipase family protein (COG:I;~EggNog:ENOG410PKH6;~InterPro:IPR002921,IPR029058,IPR005592;~PFAM:PF03893,PF01764;~SECRETED:SignalP(1-17);~antiSMASH:Cluster_6.1;~go_process: GO:0006629 - lipid metabolic process [Evidence IEA];~go_process: GO:0016042 - lipid catabolic process [Evidence IEA]), protein MHLSLAILSFLAVCSHAIPFNIQTRDVPADELTQFHFWVEYAAASYCHDNYVAKTGHKLTCWANNCPQVEQSDTEILFDFSNTTITDTSGFVALDKTNKAIVIAFRGSYSVRNWIADATFIYTDPGLCDGCFAELGFWSSWILVRDSIVEVVSQHPDYELVVVGHSLGAAVATLAAADIRGKGISAKLYAYASPRVANPALARHITAQSGNYRFTHIDDPVPKLPFLAMGYVHVSPEYYITSGNNATVHTGDIEVLEGEVNFHGNTGTGPPSLTAFAAHNWYFGKTDGCKGPGLPL, encoded by the exons ATGCATCTATCTCTGGCCATCTTGTCGTTTCTGGCTGTGTGCAGTCATGCGATTCCATTTAACATACAGACACGAG ATGTTCCAGCCGACGAATTAACGCAATTCCACTTCTGGGTCGAGTATGCTGCGGCATCATATTGTCATGACAACTATGTTGCCAAAACCGGTCACAAATTGACATGTTGGGCAAACAACTGTCCCCAGGTTGAACAGTCTGATACAGAGATCCTGTTTGATTTCTCCAA CACTACCATCACTGACACCTCTGGCTTTGTCGCGCTGGACAAAACTAACAAGGCCATTGTCATTGCCTTCCGCGGCTCATACTCAGTACGCAACTGGATAGCCGATGCGACCTTTATCTACACCGACCCGGGCTTGTGCGATGGGTGCTTCGCTGAACTCGGATTCTGGAGTTCATGGATCCTGGTCCGTGATTCCATTGTGGAGGTCGTCTCCCAGCACCCTGACTATGAACTGGTTGTGGTGGGACATAGTTTGGGAGCCGCGGTGGCCACGCTCGCTGCGGCTGATATCCGGGGCAAGGGCATTTCAGCCAAGTTATACGCATATGCTTCGCCGCGGGTGGCTAACCCGGCCCTGGCCAGGCATATCACGGCGCAGAGCGGTAACTATCGATTTACGCATATTGATGATCCCGTGCCTAAGCTGCCTTTCCTGGCAATGGGGTATGTGCATGTTAGTCCGGAGTATTATATAACATCCGGAAATAATGCTACTGTTCACACTGGGGATATTGAGGTGTTGGAGGGGGAGGTCAATTTTCACGGCAATACAGGGACGGGGCCGCCATCTTTGACTGCTTTTGCTGCTCATAATTGGTACTTTGGGAAGACTGACGGCTGCAAGGGGCCTGGATTGCCATTGTAG